The following proteins are encoded in a genomic region of Vigna radiata var. radiata cultivar VC1973A unplaced genomic scaffold, Vradiata_ver6 scaffold_7, whole genome shotgun sequence:
- the LOC106753957 gene encoding uncharacterized protein LOC106753957, giving the protein MGKGEEDGQPLPPSEDPPRNAECRCHCSRIRTFVGARCIIVLVLSVALFLSAAFWLPPFMSLADRGSLHGGSRFKDHDIVASFIVNKSVSLLEDYKFQLADEIFDEIDAPSSKVAVVSLESLPGPNKTRVVFAVDSEDKGTEMSSAVISLIRASFTSLVIRQSILQLTSSSLFGDPYSFEVLKLKGGITIIPQQNAFPLQKGQAKFSFKLNFPIYQIQSNFKELTSQLRSGLYLTSFENLYISLSNSDGSTVDAPTLVQSTVLLAVGITIKERLKQLAQTIMGPHNLGLNHTEFGRVKQVQLSSVLQHSLHGNDGSGSAWSPSPAPLAYPPHHHHHRHRHHHHHHHDAHLSPEISPLPSSTPVPVPVPASAPTPTPTARHAHTHAHTPTPMPVSTPRKGAPPPKVGSPTAAKVAPAPRKNSQSQPPNCRFGFRKRSTHNSGKHAHPPTPAVAPIINTHHPVPVASPKSHIDPPTHVSHSEPALSPLPNVAFAHAEPPPKNELAPEHYYTHFPGLSSSSAGCLGTAKWSILMVIVLVLRV; this is encoded by the exons ATGGGAAAGGGCGAAGAAGACGGGCAGCCTCTGCCTCCGTCCGAGGATCCGCCGAGGAATGCGGAGTGTCGGTGCCACTGTTCTCGGATTCGGACGTTTGTCGGCGCCAGATGCATCATCGTACTGGTCCTGTCGGTCGCGTTGTTTCTGTCTGCGGCGTTTTGGTTGCCCCCTTTTATGAGCCTCGCAGATCGGGGGAGCCTGCATGGAGGTTCCAGATTCAAAG ATCATGATATTGTTGCCAGCTTTATCGTCAATAAATCTGTTTCTTTGCTAGAAGATTACAAGTTCCAGCTTGCAGatgaaatttttgatgagattgATGCTCCCTCTAGCAAA GTAGCTGTCGTGTCTCTAGAATCCTTACCTGGGCCAAACAAGACAAGAGTTGTTTTTGCAGTTGATTCTGAAGATAAAGGCACAGAAATGTCCTCTGCTGTCATCAGTTTGATAAGAGCATCATTTACATCCCTGGTTATACGCCAATCAATTCTGCAGCTTACTTCTTCATCCTTGTTTGGAGATCCCTACTCTTTTGAAGTGCTGAAATTGAAGGGAGGAATTACTATAATTCCACAACAGAATGCATTTCCTCTGCAGAAAGGGCAAGCAAAGTTTAGCTTTAAATTGAATTTCCCCATTTATCAAATACAATCCAATTTTAAGGAGCTCACTAGTCAGTTAAGGTCTGGATTATATCTGACATCCTTTGAG AACTTGTACATCAGCTTATCAAATTCTGATGGTTCAACAGTCGATGCTCCTACTCTTGTCCAGTCAACAGTTCTACTTGCAGTTGGGATTACTATAAAAGAGAGGCTAAAGCAACTGGCACAAACCATCATGGGACCACATAATCTGGGCTTGAATCACACTGAATTTGGTAGGGTTAAGCAGGTCCAACTTTCATCCGTCTTGCAACACTCCCTTCATGGAAATGATGGTAGTGGCTCTGCATGGTCGCCTTCTCCTGCTCCTCTGGCATATCCTccacaccaccaccaccatcgaCACcggcatcatcatcatcatcaccatgaTGCCCATCTTTCTCCTGAAATTTCTCCTTTACCCTCTTCTACACCAGTACCAGTACCAGTACCAGCATCAGCACCAACACCAACACCTACAGCTAGACATGCACATACTCATGCACATACACCCACGCCTATGCCTGTATCTACACCTAGGAAGGGTGCACCTCCACCCAAGGTTGGTTCTCCTACCGCAGCAAAAGTTGCACCTGCACCAAGGAAAAATTCTCAATCTCAGCCTCCTAATTGTCGATTTGGTTTTAGAAAAAGGTCTACCCATAATTCTGGGAAGCATGCACATCCTCCAACACCTGCAGTTGCCCCTATTATTAACACACATCATCCTGTTCCTGTTGCATCACCAAAATCGCATATTGATCCCCCTACACATGTTTCTCATTCAGAACCTGCATTGAGTCCTTTGCCGAATGTAGCTTTTGCTCATGCTGAGCCCCCTCCTAAGAATGAACTTGCCCCAGAACATTATTACACGCATTTTCCTGGGCTTTCATCAT CTTCTGCAGGTTGTCTTGGAACTGCTAAATGGTCAATTTTAATGGTTATAGTACTTGTGTTACGGGTATAA